One genomic segment of Helianthus annuus cultivar XRQ/B chromosome 14, HanXRQr2.0-SUNRISE, whole genome shotgun sequence includes these proteins:
- the LOC110908077 gene encoding golgin subfamily A member 6-like protein 22, translating into MADNSVYQQVPKADEHCESVTVVKVESTVVVLPECEEEKKETNFSSSCHEEKKTHELKEKIEEKIEEGKEKIAEKIHDGKHKIEEFKEDIECKVEEDKEKIKETIEEIKEKIDDKVDEAKYKKEELKEKVECEVEEAKKEIKEKEYEANYKKEEHKEKLKEEVEEIKYKVEELKEKAECEIEEDKEKIKEKIEEIKEKIEEKVDEVKYKKEELKEKLECEVEEAKEEIKEKEYEAKYKDEEHKEKLKEGVQEVKYKIEEFKENVECEVEEEKEKITEKIDEIKEKIEEKVEEIKYKKEELHEKIECEVEEVEEKIKEKEYETKYKNEEHKEKLKEEVAEVKHKLEEFKEKVKCEVEEDKEKVKEKLEEIKEKIEEKIDEANYKKEELKEKVEFEVEEAKEEIKEKEYQAEYKREEHKEKLKEEVEEIKYKVEELKEKVECKIEEDKEKIKEKIEEIKEEIEEKVDEAKYKKEELKEKIECEVEEAKEEIKEREYEAKNKNEVHKEKLKEEVEEIKYKVEEFKEKVDCEVEEDKEKIKEKIEEIKEKIEEKVDEAKHKIEELKEKIECEVEEAKEKIKEKEYEAKYKNEEHKEKLKEEVEEIKYKIEELKEKVEFEVEEEKEKLKEKIEEIKEKLECEEEELKEKIKEKEYESKYKKEKLKEELKEEIEETKYKIEEVKENIECKVEEDKENIKEKIEEFKENVEEKIEDIKEKIEEHKEKKEEEKEKKELEKILKHEEEVCVSTKQYEEVVVLLPEPSCEPDEKKVFIEKVEEDCVVAPPPPHPVVSHNEHTTVEVEHKEKKGIFEKIKEKLHGHHHSKTEEKKEKAHYQS; encoded by the exons ATGGCTGACAATTCAGTTTACCAGCAAGTCCCTAAGGCCGATGAGCACTGCGAAAGCGTCACGGTTGTGAAGGTGGAGAGCACGGTGGTGGTTTTGCCGGAGTgcgaggaagagaagaaagaaaCCAACTTCAGCAGT TCTTGCCATGAAGAGAAGAAGACACATGAGTTGAAGGAAAAGATTGAGGAAAAAATAGAAGAGGGAAAGGAGAAAATTGCAGAAAAGATCCATGACGGCAAACACAAAATAGAAGAATTTAAGGAGGACATCGAGTGTAAGGTGGAAGAGGATAAAGAAAAAATTAAGGAAACAATTGAAGAAATCAAAGAAAAAAtcgatgataaagtagatgagGCCAAATATAAAAAAGAAGAACTTAAGGAAAAGGTAGAGTGTGAAGTGGAAGAGGCCAAAAAAGAAATCAAGGAGAAAGAATACGAGGCCAATTACAAAAAGGAAGAGCATAAGGAAAAGCTCAAGGAAGAAGTAGAGGAGATCAAATACAAAGTTGAAGAACTTAAAGAGAAGGCCGAGTGTGAAATAGAAGAAGATAAAGAGAAAATTAAGGAAAAAATTGAAGAAATTAAAGAAAAAATCGAAGAAAAAGTAGATGAGGTCAAGTATAAGAAAGAAGAACTCAAGGAAAAGCTAGAGTGTGAAGTGGAAGAGGCCAAAGAGGAAATCAAGGAAAAAGAATACGAGGCCAAGTATAAAGACGAAGAACACAAGGAAAAGCTCAAGGAAGGTGTACAGGAGGTAAAGTACAAAATAGAAGAATTCAAGGAGAATGTTGAGTGTGAAGTAGAAgaggaaaaagaaaaaattacagaGAAAATCGACGAAATCAAAGAAAAAATTGAGGAGAAAGTTGAGGAGATCAAGTACAAAAAAGAGGAACTACACGAAAAGATAGAGTGTGAAGTGGAAGAAGTTGAAGAAAAAATCAAGGAAAAAGAATACGAGACCAAGTATAAAAATGAAGAGCATAAAGAAAAACTCAAAGAAGAAGTAGCGGAGGTCAAACATAAACTAGAAGAATTCAAAGAGAAGGTCAAGTGTGAAGTAGAAGAGGataaagagaaagtcaaagaaaaaCTTGAAGAAATCAAGGAAAAAATTGAAGAAAAAATAGATGAGGCCAACTATAAAAAGGAAGAATTGAAGGAAAAGGTAGAGTTTGAAGTTGAAGAGGCTAAAGAGGAAATCAAGGAAAAAGAATATCAGGCGGAGTACAAAAGAGAAGAGCACAAGGAAAAGCTCAAGGAAGAAGTAGAGGAGATCAAATACAAAGTTGAAGAACTTAAGGAGAAGGTCGAGTGTAAAATAGAAGAGGATAAAGAGAAAATTAAGGAAAAAATCGAAGAAATTAAAGAAGAAATCGAAGAAAAAGTAGATGAGGCCAAATACAAAAAAGAAGAACTTAAGGAAAAGATAGAGTGTGAAgttgaagaggccaaagaggaAATCAAGGAAAgagaatatgaggcaaagaacaAAAACGAGGTGCATAAAGAAAAGCTCAAAGAAGAAGTAGAGGAGATCAAATACAAAGTAGAAGAATTTAAGGAGAAGGTCGATTGTGAAGTAGAGGAGGATAAAgagaaaattaaagaaaaaatcgAAGAAATTAAGGAAAAAATTGAAGAAAAGGTAGATGAGGCCAAGCATAAAATAGAAGAACTCAAGGAAAAGATAGAGTGTGAAGTGGAAGAGGCCAAAGAGAAAATAAAGGAAAAAGAATACGAGGCTAAGTACAAAAATGAAGAGCATAAAGAAAAGCTTAAGGAAGAAGTAGAGGAGATCAAATATAAAATTGAAGAACTCAAGGAGAAGGTTGAGTTTGAAGtagaagaagaaaaggagaaaTTGAAGGAGAAAATAGAAGAAATTAAGGAAAAGTTAGAATGTGAAGAAGAGGAGCTTAAAGAGAAAATCAAGGAAAAAGAATATGAGAGCAAGTACAAAAAGGAAAAGCTTAAAGAAGAACTCAAGGAAGAGATAGAGGAGACGAAGTATAAAATAGAAGAAGTGAAGGAAAATATTGAGTGCAAAGTAGAAGAGGATAAGGAGAACATCAAGGAGAAGATAGAAGAATTCAAAGAAAATGTCGAAGAAAAAATAGAAGATATTAAGGAAAAAATTGAGGAGCACaaggagaagaaagaagaagagaaagaaaagaaagaactTGAGAAAATTCTGAAACATGAGGAAGAAGTATGTGTCTCTACAAAGCAATACGAGGAAGTTGTTGTTCTCCTTCCAGAGCCAAGTTGCGAACCAGATGAGAAAAAGGTCTTCATTGAGAAGGTCGAGGAGGATTGTGTCGttgctccaccaccaccacatccgGTAGTGTCACATAACGAGCATACCACTGTTGAAGTTGAACACAAGGAGAAGAAGGGTATCTTTGAAAAGATTAAGGAGAAGCTTCATGGACATCATCATTCGAAGACCGAAGAAAAGAAGGAAAAGGCACATTACCAGAGTTAA